A genome region from Marasmius oreades isolate 03SP1 chromosome 5, whole genome shotgun sequence includes the following:
- a CDS encoding uncharacterized protein (BUSCO:EOG09260JED): MPESTEFAVKVTSEDPKKKEKESDKQEGSSTSAQDGKKDSKDGKEIEGDELSEEDLQLRSELEMLVERLKESNTDLYRPALETLRTLIRTSTSSMTSVPKPLKFLRPHYPDLQALYETWPASDDKSLFADILSVLAMTYSDTEPRGTLRYRLLSASMRPFDSPLADPGNWGHEYVRHLAAELGEEFEYREEHDEDEPATTESGKSQGLKLPGTIEVLRELAKQCSIFLLQHNAEPDAVDLLQELEMIGDIVELVDANTYDRVCQYMSRCVSFLPPPDDIAFLQTMYKVYMKFQKFPEAICTAIRLNDRNSVREVFKTAGNPAMKRQLAFIIARAQTPIEWLRASGEENPDGEEEELPEDLMECLSNTRLSASFREFGKEMGVADPKSLEDVYKSHLENTRTSNVDSARGNLASTFVNAFVNAGFGNDKLMVEAEEGNSWIYKNKDHGMMSAAASLGLSLLWDVDMGLTHIDKYSYSAEEYIKAGCYLATGIVNSSVRTETDAALALLSEHVENKSVPLKTGAIMGLGMAYAGSQREEVLALLLPLVADDGASMEIVSLAALALGFVFVGSENGDVTGTILQALMERAEREDKGLEEKWARFLALGLGLLYLGQQDASDATLETLKAIEHPVSKTAQVLVEACAFAGTTNVLRVQKMLHACDEHIVPPKEKEDDKEKKDEKKEEKKEGEEDKNKEKEEPKKQDDTFQAFAVIAVALISMGEDIGSQMSLRQFNHLMHYGEPVIRKAVPLAIGLVSASNPQLPILDTLSKYSHDNDLGVAINAIFAMGMVGAGSNNARLAQMLRQLAGYYYKEPDCLFMVRIAQGLLHMGKGTIGVNPFYQDRSIMHKPAVAGLLAVLTAFTDAKGFVLDRHHWMLYFLVNAMSPRFMITLDEELNNLAVTVRVGQAVDVVGQAGKPRTISGFQTHQTPVRLGTTERAELGTEEHIPYTHNLEGFVILKKNPGWEKEDKMEL; this comes from the exons ATGCCGGAGTCGACAGAGTTTGCTGTTAAAGTTACCTCGGAGGATcccaaaaagaaagaaaaggaatctGATAAGCAAGAAGGCTCTTCTACCTCTGCACAGGATGGCAAGAAGGATAGCAAGGATGGAAAAGAAATTGAGGGCGACGAGCTG TCAGAGGAGGATCTTCAGCTGCGCTCAGAACTAGAAATGCTTGTTGAAAGACTCAAG GAATCAAATACGGATCTCTATAGGCCAGCATTAGAAACACTTAGAACATTAATTCGCACTTCCACCTCTTCCATGACTTCCGTTCCAAAACCATTGAAATTCCTTCGCCCACATTATCCTGATCTTCAAGCTTTATACGAGACATGGCCAGCTTCTGACGACAAG AGCCTTTTCGCCGATATTTTATCTGTCCTGGCCATGACTTATTCGGACACCGAACCGCGAGGTACCCTGCGTTACCGTCTTCTCTCAGCCTCGATGAGACCATTCGACTCGCCTCTCGCTGACCCAGGGAACTGGGGTCACGAATACGTACGACATCTTGCCGCTGAACTGGGTGAAGAATTCGAATACAGAGAAGAACacgacgaggatgaacctgCGACCACTGAATCTGGGAAGTCTCAAGGATTGAAGCTTCCGGGGACCATCGAAGTCCTCCGTGAACTTGCGAAACAATGTTCGATATTTTTGCTTCAACATAACGCAGAGCCGGACGCTGTCGATCTATTACAAGAGCTGGAAATGATCGGTGACATTGTGGAACTTGTCGACGCTAATACGTATGACCGGGTATGCCAGTACATGTCTCG GTGTGTAAGTTTCCTTCCGCCACCAGATGACATCGCATTCCTACAAACCATGTACAAAGTCTACATGAAATTCCAAAAATTCCCTGAGGCAATCTGTACCGCTATCCGTCTGAACGACAGGAATTCCGTGAGAGAGGTCTTCAAGACTGCTGGTAACCC AGCCATGAAAAGGCAACTGGCGTTCATCATTGCCCGTGCTCAGACTCCTATAGAATGGCTACGAGCAAGTGGagaagaaaatccagatggtgaagaagaggagttgCCAGAGGACTTGATGGAGTGTCTCAGTAACACACGGCTAAGCGCATCTTTCCGAGAGTTTGGCAAGGAAATGGGCGTTGCGGATCCCAAAAGTCTCGAAGACGTCTACAAATCTCATTTGGAGAATACTC GAACCTCAAATGTCGATTCGGCTCGGGGCAACCTCGCATCTACGTTTGTAAACGCCTTCGTTAATGCCGGCTTTGGAAACGACAAACTAATGGTAGAGGCTGAGGAAGGAAATAGTTGGATATACAAGAACAAGGATCATG GAATGATGAGCGCAGCAGCATCTCTCGGACTCAGTCTGCTTTGGGATGTCGATATGGGTCTGACCCATATCGACAAGTATTCCTATTCTGCTGAGGAGTATATCAAG GCAGGCTGCTATCTCGCGACTGGTATCGTCAACTCTTCCGTCCGCACCGAAACTGACGCTGCGCTCGCCTTGCTGAGCGAACACGTCGAAAACAAGTCCGTTCCTCTCAAGACAGGTGCCATTATGGGACTAGGGATGGCCTACGCAGGTTCTCAGCGGGAGGAGGTTCTGGCCTTGCTTCTACCGCTCGTTGCTGATGATGGCGCGAGCATGGAGATTGTCAGCTTGGCTGCCCTTGCTCTTGGATTTGTCTTTGTCGGATCGGAGAACGGCGACGTCACGGGTACTATATTACAGGCGCTGATGGAGCGAGCGGAAAGAGAAGACAAAGGGTTGGAGGAGAAATGGGCTAGATTTTTGGCACTTGGATTGGGACTGTTGTACCTCG GTCAACAGGACGCATCGGATGCCACCTTGGAGACGCTGAAGGCGATCGAACACCCGGTATCAAAGACAGCTCAAGTTCTTGTAGAAGCATGTGCATTTGCAGGTACCACTAACGTTTTGAGGGTGCAAAAGATGCTACATGCGTGCGATGAGCATATTGTCCCTCCCAAGGAAAAAGAAGACgataaagagaagaaagacgagaaaaaagaagagaaaaaagaaggagaggaggaTAAGAACAAGGAAAAAGAGGAACCTAAGAAGCAAGACGATACATTCCAGGCATTTGCTGTCATCGCTGTGGCGTTAATATCTATGGGGGAGGACATCGGCTCGCAAATGTCCCTAAGACAGTTTAATCACCTG ATGCATTACGGCGAACCCGTGATTCGCAAAGCCGTACCCCTTGCGATAGGCCTCGTAAGCGCTTCGAATCCTCAACTTCCTATTCTCGACACGCTTTCGAAATACAGTCACGACAACGATCTAGGGGTTGCTATCAACGCTATCTTCGCCATGGGGATGGTTGGAGCTGGATCTAACAACGCTCGTCTCGCCCAAATGCTTCGGCAACTCGCGGGTTACTACTACAAGGAACCCGACTGCTTATTTATGGTGCGAATAGCGCAAGGTCTCCTGCACATGGGTAAAGGGACGATCGGCGTCAACCCGTTCTATCAGGATCGGAGTATCATGCACAAACCTGCAGTTGCAGGTCTATTAGCTGTTCTGACTGCGTTCACTGATGCTAAAGGAT TTGTGCTCGATAGGCATCATTGGATGCTGTACTTCCTCGTCAACGCCATGTCTCCACGATTCATGATAACCCTCGATGAGGAACTCAACAACCTCGCGGTGACGGTCCGTGTCGGGCAG GCTGTGGATGTAGTCGGACAAGCTGGAAAACCTCGAACAATATCAGGTTTCCAAACACATCAGACACCAGTGCGGCTTGGAACAACGGAACGGGCCGAACTTGGTACTGAGGAGCATATTCCTTATACTCATAATCTGGAAGGCTTCGTGATTCTCAAGAAGAACCCTGGGTGGGAGAAAGAAGATAAAATGGAGTTGTAG
- a CDS encoding uncharacterized protein (MEROPS:MER0004231), which translates to MSSRRFIRGFSFIAVGLLLCACGAVFHPNLQRDPTELRVEEVNELHGQVREWNEESWVNIKPSNDLRWMDCYPGGFQCARLLVPLDYNNPGKDTAAIALVRLPASVPTNSSEYLGPILFNPGGPGGSGVDLVRALGANFTSVLGDQFDIVGFDPRGVSRSTPRVSFYESRVERKLWATAGVGELNHSAITVGSSWARNKITGQLAVERDRNVLAHINTDHTARDMLRITEAHGREKLQYWGFSYGTVLGSTFAAMFPDKVHRLVIDGVVDVSDDYYTTKWTTNLRDTDNVLQWFFKDCLKAGLENCAFYEPSIEAMNTKLNDLYSAIIHSPVSVKTNSSYGIVDYARVRSTIFRAFYKPFAIWPMLATGLQDLVDGNGTALYNILDNSRFRCSCDPLEHAFDSVEDATTAIACNDGDPIPSGLEDAFEHYREVLRVSEWGSVWAGIRMTCGGWSPDIPKTQFRGPIVGNTSFPLLLIGNTADPVTPLWAAHKVSKGFPGSVVLSQDSAGHCSLSAPSICTARAVREYFVNGTLPKDGTICPVVGTPFVPSPEKRLGGADSPVVDSGSQNQAPLGLDTEEQDRGLLKALEGLTRFRLGGEHGFGTTPPLHV; encoded by the exons ATGAGTTCTCGCCGCTTCATAAGAGGATTCAGCTTTATTGCTGTCGGTCTGTTACTGTGTGCCTGTGGGGCCGTCTTCCATCCCAATCTCCAACGCGATCCTACGGAACTGCGAGTGGAGGAAGTGAACGAGTTGCATGGGCAGGTCAGAGAATGGAATGAAGAGTCATGGGTAAAC ATAAAACCCTCGAATGACCTTCGATGGATGGATTGTTATCCTGGTGGATTCCAATGTGCTCGTTTACTG GTCCCTCTGGACTACAACAACCCCGGAAAAGACACGGCAGCAATCGCACTCGTTCGTCTGCCAGCTAGCGTACCAACCAACAGTTCAGAATATCTTGGTCCCATCTTATTCAATCCAGGAGGTCCAGGAGGGAGTGGTGTAGATCTTGTCAGGGCGTTGGGAGCGAATTTCACATCGGTCTTGGGCGACCAGTTTGATATCGTTGGATTTGACCCTCGTG GCGTATCCCGGTCAACTCCACGTGTCTCGTTCTATGAATCACGCGTCGAGAGGAAACTGTGGGCCACGGCTGGCGTCGGAGAACTCAATCATTCAGCCATAACAGTCGGAAGTTCATGGGCTCGAAATAAGATTACGGGGCAGCTAGCTGTGGAGAGGGATCGGAACGTTTTGGCTCATATTAACACGGATCATACTGCTAGAGATATGTTACGGATCACCGAAGCTCATGGAAGAGAGAAGTTGCAATATTGGGGTTTCTC GTACGGAACCGTCCTTGGGTCTACCTTTGCTGCTATGTTCCCC GACAAAGTCCACCGATTAGTTATTGACGGGGTTGTTGACGTATCAGACGACTACTACACCA CCAAATGGACAACGAACCTCCGAGATACCGACAACGTCTTGCAGTGGTTCTTCAAAGACTGCCTCAAAGCCGGTCTGGAAAACTGCGCATTCTACGAACCCTCGATCGAAGCCATGAACACCAAACTCAACGACTTGTACTCTGCCATCATCCACTCTCCCGTTTCCGTCAAAACCAACTCCTCTTACGGCATAGTCGATTATGCACGGGTACGATCAACGATCTTTAGGGCGTTTTACAAGCCTTTTGCGATATGGCCCATGCTGGCGACTGGGCTACAGGACCTAGTGGACGGGAATGGAACGGCGTTATACAATATCCTGGACAACTCACGCTTCCGGTGCTCTTGCGATCCACTGGAACATGCGTTTGATAGTGTTGAGGATGCGACGACGGCTATTGCATGTAATGATGGGGATCCGATTCCGTCTGGTCTGGAAGATGCTTTTGAGCATTATAGAGAGGTTTTGAGGGTTTCGGAGTGGGGGTCTGTTTGGGCAGGTATTAGAATGACGTGTGGGGGTTGGTCGCCGGATATTCCCAAGACACAGTTCCGAG GGCCCATCGTTGGGAACACTAGTTTTCCGCTCTTGCTTATCGGTAATACTGCTG ATCCGGTTACACCTCTATGGGC TGCACACAAAGTTTCCAAAGGATTCCCTGGATCTGTTGTTTTATCCCAAGACTCTGCCGGA CACTGCTCACTATCTGCACCTTCCATCTGCACAGCTCGTGCTGTTCGAGAATACTTTGTGAATGGGACTTTACCGAAAGATGGGACAATCTGTCCTGTCGTTGGCACGCCGTTCGTTCCCAGTCCGGAAAAAAGACTTGGAGGCGCTGATTCCCCGGTTGTTGATTCTGGGAGTCAGAATCAGGCCCCGCTCGGGTTGGATACGGAAGAGCAAGATAGGGggcttttgaaggctttggaGGGTCTTACGAGATTCAGACTTGGTGGAGAGCATGGATTCGGAACGACGCCACCGCTTCATGTTTAG